The genome window CTCCACCAGGGGTACGTGTACGTTAAATATTTGACAggtgaaaatttgacgatattgaaaatgaaaacaccCTGCCGAACAATACAATTCACTTTCAAATAAGAAACTTAAGTTTGAACAAAAAACTGATTTATCAATATCTCATCAGTGAAATATAACACGCAAATCAATTTGCTAGGCATCCAGTAAAATGATAAcataaatcaattgaaaatctgattttttccCAAGGAATGAGATTTTTACTCAACGAGcatttttgaacaattttttacttatCCAACATTGTTTAGATAGCAATGGTCTTTTATaatataaattaaagttcgatgGCTCACCACACAAATTGCTGGTGTCGTAAAAGTCCAGCAAATTTTCCACCAAAAGCACGGATAATAACCAATCATGTCTCGAATGCCGTCGTAAAATCTGTTGACACCGAAAGCCCAAGAGACGGCAATGCACTCGAAGAACATTAGAAACAGTAGAACAAACCCACTTACGGCGTACGAAtctaataattgaaaaacgtacattccaccctgaaacaaaaaaaatgagatagaATATTCGTTTAAACATCTCAAAAGAAAGTTTTCTTGTAAATTTCCTAAATCAAAATGCTCTTAGACTCGGGGAGGGGGGGGTTAAGTAATTTTCATTCACTTACTTCGGTAACGCAAGAAAGTCCGATCAAATAGGACAAAAAGCAGACAATTGCGATGAATATTTCTTTACGCTTTCTCAAAAGTTTTGGCCACTCATCCACAGCGGCTGTTATGAATCCTTCGACGGTACAAAACTGGAATAATTCGTGTAATGTATTCACTTTGTTTCTATTTATTGCATTTCATCAGTGATACATAAGCGATTGAAAACTTGGCAAGATAAATAGACTTTATTGTTTCATCAAATCTatcataaattgaaaataagaaaattgaaaattggtaaaGTGAAAATGAAGCAATTGGTTGGAATCGTGAAAACTAGCATCCAATTAATACAAATTAATGTACTTCGTCGCACCATAATCTTCTTACCTGACTGTCTAACCCGATGAGAATCAACATGAGGAAAAACAGACACGACCATACCGGAGCACCAGGCAATTGTAGAACTGCTGAAGGATATACGAGAAAAGCCAATCCAGGACCTGGGGAAAATTTAGACAAAACGAAATGTTGTATTGTCAGTATGAAGCTGTAACTTTGGATCTGACATTGTTCTCCGTCTGGCATGAATCGTTTTGGCTTGATTTAATTCTGTACCAAAGTGTTGATCGAGGACGAAACAAATCGACGGATTATAATTACCCGATGCGGCGACGTCGGCTACCGGTTTCTGTTGTTCATGTGCCATGAATCCAACaacagaaaaaataacgaCACCGCTGAGCATACTCGTACCCGAATTCACCATGCATACGACCAACGCATCCCTACACACGAACGAACGAAGATATGAAACGTTTTAAATCGGCTTTGTAGTTTCTAATATAAAGAATACGAGTCGAGTACGCAACTTCACTAACTCACTTGTAGACGTTGTTGTTAAATTTGTTGTAACTGCCGAGAGCCACGAGCGCACCGAGACCAAGGGCGtaggagaagaaaatttgcGTCACTGCATCGATCCAAACCTTTATAACGTAAATAACAACAGAAAAAGCGCGTTTCGTCATgtggaatgtttttttttctttttttttttttcaagtacgAAGCACAATTTCGTGTATCCAAAGAAACTGCACAGGATTAAAATCATTGAAAGTCTGTTTTTGATTATTTGAAACAAGTTGCCAGTTTCGAATTTACTGCTGTTTTTACTGCAAGTATAGTAttgaaatttctattcatCCGGTCAGAAGAATTGAGTCGGGGAAAAGCCAAATGCGAATTAATCGATATTGAAAGTGTAAAGTTTGAAATGCGCTTGAATCAATGCGTaatgtttaaaaatatcaagagTATATTTTGACAATATgcgtattgaaaaattaaaaaaaaaataaccaacGTTTGGATATATAGTCACCTCAGGATCACCAAGTTTTGATAGATTCGGGGTCGCGTAGTATTTCAAACCCTCAGCTGCACCGGGTAAAGTAAGACCTCGGACCAGAAGTACTGCGAGCAACGCGTACGGAAACAGTGAGGTGAAATAAACTACCTGGCAATTTGAgagtaaattgaaaaaataaagcgtATTAAACAAATTTATCTTACAGTAAATcgattcgaaaatattttcgctCTTCGGTGCTTCattcatgaaaatataaaaaaatcttcttAGGTCACTGCATTTTCGAAtctttacgaaaaaaacgcGAACTTTTTCGCGAAAAGTGAAAGATTTTTGAACAAATATTTGGAgagagatttttaaaaaatgttttaataaTTTAGTTTTTATACTAAAGTACTtgcaaaataatttattataaaacTAGCCAAGTTATTCTTAAATTAGAATTTGATCCAAATACTTTGGTTCTCATACTTTTCCAGTCCATTTGACACCCTTCCAAATGCAGAAGTAACACATTATCCAAACAACGGCCAGTGTGCCTGCCAACTCCCATCGAATCCCTCCGACCTCGTCAACTCCACTTGAAATCTGAAGAGTGCGTCTCCTTTTTACAGAAAATCAACAACCCGTCATACCTTCACATTCCTTGGAGGATTTAATATTCGAAATTCATCTCTGTGCATAATATATTTGTTGCAACAGTATAAATATAAGAAGTCAACCATTAttctatcatttttattgaagGAATTATGTAAATACTGTAATTTTACTGTCATAAAATAactgaaaattccaatttctATTGACAGACCGATTAACTTTAGTTTTTCAGCAATTTATTGACTTCGACCTTCTCATTATGATTTCAAGTATCGCAATCAGtattttaattcaaaattcttcgaatttacgtattttttaattcgattaacaaaaaaatacaaaatattcaacaGCAATGATGTTTAAATGAATtcattttaaggagtttcggtacaaaagtctaaatattaagaaattgatcaaacttggtgataatgttgttcaacatcaagtgcaaaaacacaatttttttcaaaattttcttctacttagttatcgagtaattacgcattaaagcagatttcttatgcccggaatgtatacctatatatatgaaaacgctatgcttatacacgtgaactttagtgatcaattactcgataactgtgtagaagaaaaatcttaaaaaatttgtattgccaaatttggcactaaagaatatgttcaccaaattttataaaattctaaactttttgaaattttttatgtttttagcatggtttagcatggcaatattgtattgcctgtaccgaaactccttaaaaacaCGACATTGATGAactaaaattaagaaaaaaaacgtttttctcgaaaccaATGAAACATTAAAATCAATGAATGGCACCGAGGAATCGAttggataaaaaatgtaaggtCCAATATCTCCTGGACGCACTTACTCCCAAAATTCCTTAACTGGATCCTTGAGAAGACAGTGGCTCAAATTTCCAATAGAAGTTGCACATATAGTGTCATTTCCTTTGGGCCAGCACACGGCTGCTAAACGTTCCGTCGGTGTAATGCAATATTGAGTGTTCCAAGCGTTGTCGCAAGTTCTCCATGGCACATCTGagcagtgaaaaataaaaatgaaaatatacattttttatatttctattttcttaatctttttttaatctttaaaaatttttcaaatctttgtGCATTATTTTTCGTGCATTTTAACGAAATAACTGATCAACGTGAAACAAAagtaaattattataattaattgatcgactcgaaaaagaaaacttcGTAAATTTTATGTTTCCATCGCAACTCCAGAAAAAGTCGTTTTAACATTTGTCATGCAGCTTCGTTGTTCGATCAAGATTGTTAGAACTACGAGGAAGGTTCATGGCCATCGAATTCGTATTTTGTGCACGAATTGTTTGTCTGAAATAGTACGGAATGACAATGCGATGCAGATTGTTTCCCGCATCAAGTAATATAGGATTGAGTCAGCTTTCGAAGGATTCGTGcaggaacgaagaaaaaaaaaatagataaaataATGTGAAACAATTACCAGAACGAAGAGAAACTAGGAAGTAAAATAGTGCCCAGGCCAAAATGATGATGTAGTAAATGTTGGTCCAACAGGACAGAACGCAGGTAGCGTATCCAATTCCTTGAAAAAGTAGTTCATTCACACTCATTACACTTTTACTGTTATTGGAATCGTAATGAGAGGagcaagaaatatttttcatttctattgATTCACTCgatgtgaaaaatcatttaaacaaataaaattacaaaaatatacacaaaaaaaaaaaataaaagttataaaattatagaaacaatagaaaaaaaaatattttttccaactgACAGTCAATTCTTCGAAGCAGGAAAATTGCGAATGAATCCAACGCATTTTTCTCCTGGAGTAAGACTTTTTACTCGGAGTTCGatcgaaatatatttgaatgttgaaaagtcggtaaaatgaaaaaagtcgatTAGTGGTCTGAACCTTTGAATATTGGAGCTATTTGAAAAACGCCGAGTCCTCCGATCGTCATCATTTGACCCAGCGACAACTCCATGAGAAACATTGGTATTCCGGCGAGAGCCAGAGCTATGAAATAAGGCACCATGAAAGCACCTCCGCCATTTTTGTAGCAGAGATATGGAAAGCGCCATAAGTTTCCCAATCCAATCGCCAATCCAACTACTGACAGGATGAACTCCACCTTCGAAATCACTTTGACATTAATGATCCCAGATCTGAATGGATgtcattaaaaaagaaatcctCAGCCCGCTAAAGAGTAGCGCGGAAGCTATCGAAGCTTCTTTC of Venturia canescens isolate UGA chromosome 6, ASM1945775v1, whole genome shotgun sequence contains these proteins:
- the LOC122412702 gene encoding sodium- and chloride-dependent GABA transporter 1-like; translation: MPSCETSGRVRVDRSTSPLPQRPANPVQELKALFSDPHLSRVTNGGSEQQQQHHEFRLEAVQCLQIEEAKKKDEDLPERGSWTSKVEFILSVVGLAIGLGNLWRFPYLCYKNGGGAFMVPYFIALALAGIPMFLMELSLGQMMTIGGLGVFQIAPIFKGIGYATCVLSCWTNIYYIIILAWALFYFLVSLRSDVPWRTCDNAWNTQYCITPTERLAAVCWPKGNDTICATSIGNLSHCLLKDPVKEFWERRTLQISSGVDEVGGIRWELAGTLAVVWIMCYFCIWKGVKWTGKVVYFTSLFPYALLAVLLVRGLTLPGAAEGLKYYATPNLSKLGDPEVWIDAVTQIFFSYALGLGALVALGSYNKFNNNVYKDALVVCMVNSGTSMLSGVVIFSVVGFMAHEQQKPVADVAASGPGLAFLVYPSAVLQLPGAPVWSCLFFLMLILIGLDSQFCTVEGFITAAVDEWPKLLRKRKEIFIAIVCFLSYLIGLSCVTEGGMYVFQLLDSYAVSGFVLLFLMFFECIAVSWAFGVNRFYDGIRDMIGYYPCFWWKICWTFTTPAICVGVFIFNIVKFSPVKYLTYTYPWWSHVLGWMAGLSSMLCIPVYMIYIWCVTPGTTSEKYRKLVKIDDDIATLRAKLNPTKAAEIKSEFNL